In Helianthus annuus cultivar XRQ/B chromosome 8, HanXRQr2.0-SUNRISE, whole genome shotgun sequence, a single genomic region encodes these proteins:
- the LOC110870843 gene encoding uncharacterized protein LOC110870843 produces MKMMMGSSKRRISSKGLGGVLKEHKARLYIIKRCVVMLLCYHD; encoded by the coding sequence atgaagatgatgatgggaAGCTCCAAGAGAAGGATTTCAAGCAAAGGACTTGGAGGAGTTCTTAAAGAGCATAAAGCAAGGCTTTACATCATCAAGAGATGTGTCGTCATGCTTCTTTGTTACCACGATTGA